The Aureimonas mangrovi genome contains the following window.
GGGCGCGTTCGGTAAAGGTTCCCGGGACGACGTCCTCCTGCGCGTGCAACTCGTGGACGACGCTCGTCCGCCCGTCGACCCGGATCTCGATCCGCCCCACCTTGTCCCCGGCCGTAATCGGCGCACGGAGAGGCCCTTCGTAGACGAGGGCCGCTTCGACGCTCTCCGGCCTGTCCTTCGGGATGTAGGCCGCGACATCCTTGTCGACGCCGATGGCGACTTCTCCGCTCGCCCCGCCGAAGACGAGCGCGCTTCCCACGCGTTGTCCTGCAGTGAAGAGCGTGCGTGCCTCGAAGCTTTCCTGCGCCCAGTCGAGAAGCCGGCGCGTCTCGCTGGTCCGCTCCCTCTCCGTCTCGAGCCCCGCGAGCGCTGCAATGTTGGTGCGCCCCTCTCGCGTGGCAGAGGCGACGATCGCATAGCCCTGCCCTTCGGCGAAGCCGGTCGCGAGACCCGTGGCTCCGATCTCAAGGCCGAGCAGCGGATTGCGGTTGCGCTGGCGAATGCCGTTCCACTCGAAATCCGGTTGCGCGTAGAGCGCATACTGGTCCGGGTGGCTTGTCTGGATGTGCCGGGCGAGAAGCGCCATATCCCGGGCGGTCACGCTCTGCCCGTCCTGCGGCAGGCCGGTAGCATTGACGAAGGTGCTGCCGGTGAGCCCGAGTTCCTGTGCGCGGCGGTTCATCGCATGGACGAAGGCGTCCTCGCTGCCTTCCAGACCCTCGGCGAGGATCAGCGCCGCGTCGTTTGCCTGCTGGACCATCAGCCCCTGCAGGAGCGCCTCGACCGGAATGTCGGAGCGAACGGCGGCGAACATCGTCGCAGTACGGGAGGGCGCCCCGCCTGTTCGCCACGCGAAATCGCTGACGCGATAGGCCGTCTCGAGCGTCGCGCGCCCCTCGGCCAGCGCCTCCATAACCATTTCCGCCGTCATCAGCTTGGCCAGCGAAGCCGGCAGAAAGCGCTCGTCGGCATTGTGCTCGTAGAGGATGGCGCCTGTGTCAGCGTCCAAGATCAGAGCCTGGTGCGCGCTGGTCGCAAAGCCGTCGTCCTCCTCGGCCGGCTGTGCAACCGCTATGCCGGTCAGAAGCGCGAGTGCTGCCACGGTGTGAAGAAAGAGAGATCCCGCCGCCGTCAATGCGCGTCGCCTCGATGATGCATGTCCCTCGCCGCGATCCTAGCAGATCGCGGCGCATCGCGAAGGGGCGTTCTTCGAAAGATCGCCTCCCGCCTCCGTAAACTTCAACTGATCAGTCGCGAAGCACGAAGGCGTCGCTCACGCCTGCGTTCCAGAGCGCACGCAGGGCATCGTCCGTCTCGACGCCGGCCGAAACGACGAGCGACAGGCCCGCCCCCTCGCCTGCGCCGGCCTCGACAAGCGTTCCGCGCGTCTCGGCCACGGCATGGATGCGCAGCAGAAGATCGAGATCCTCGACCGGTCCGATCGCGATCTCCTCGCGTGCCGGCCCGCGGGTTTCGGACAGCTCGGCCAGCGCCTTGAAGGCGCCGGTCTGCGCCTGCGCAGGTGCGTAGGAAAGCGAGAAGTCACGCAGGGTTGGCATCGGCACGTCACTCACGGGATACAGTGAGCCTGTCGCCGGCTGCCGCGGCGCGAGACCGTCCGAGATGGCGCTCGACGCGCCGATCTGTCGGACGCCGGGAAGCGGCGTGGAACCGTTGAACGAGGCGAGCGTCTGCGCGGGCGAATCGTTGCTGGCTATCATCACGCCCGACGGCAGGCCGTCGTTGATCGGGCTCGCTCCACCCGGCCGGAAAGACGCCATCAACATCGGCCCGTCATCGCCTTCGAGCGGCGCGCGCCCGACATACTCGACCTTCACGTCAGCGACACCGTCGTTCTTGAAATCGAGCACTTCGGCGGCACGTTCGGAGAGATCGACGACGCGGCCATGCGCATAGGGCCCGCGATCGTTGACGCGCACCATGATCGAATGGCCGTTCGCCTCGTTCGTCACGCGTGCATAAGACGGCAGCGGAAAGGTGGGGTGTGCGGCCGACAGATGGTACATATCGTAGATTTCCCCGTTCGCCGTCAGGCGCCCGTGGAAATTCGAGCCGTACCAGGATGCTTTGCCGGAGCGGACATAACCCGGCTCTTCCTTCGGATAGTACCATTTCCCGCGGACCTGATAGGGCTTGCCCACCTGCTCGCGCCCGCCGCCGCGCGGCACGCGCTTCAGATCGGTCACGCGCGGGCTTGCGGCAACGCCGTATTCCGCCTCTGAGAAGATCGGAGATTGGTCGAGAACGGCCAGTTCGTCATCACCACCATGCGTGGACGAACTGGACTGGCAACCGGCGAGGGCAAGGCTGGTGGCAAGAAAGGCGCAAAGCCCACTCGTCCGGCGCGCTGCCGGTCCGATCGCCAAGTCCATCCTGCTGTCCCCTTCGCATATTTCGCAGTCCAGGGGAACGGCCCCTCACCGTCCACCCCTCACCGAAAAATATTACCAACAGGTTAGGCGAGAGATCAACCTTCCAACGGAAAGCCGGCGTCTAACGCGCTGTTCGGCCGCGTAAAATAATAGTCGGCGTGGTGGAACCTTTTCACGAGTGGCGCGATTTGCAGACAATCGCACCGCATTAATCGATTCATATCCCGTCGATCATATGTTGCCCGCCGATCTTGAGGGATCGCGCTCAACTGAGGATACTGTGCCGTGAAGCTCGCCATCAATCGCCGAAACGCGACCGTCGCCAGCGCGCTCGCGTTTGCCATCGGCCTGATGTTCCGCGAAGACTTGGAAGCGATCGCACTCCCCGCGAATCCCGCGGCGGTGGAGGATGCTATCGTTCTTGCCAATGCTGGCCTTCCGGGTCAGCTCGACGATGGCTCCACACTTGAGCACGTCGAGCGCGAAGGAGACAGGGTGATCTACCTGCAGCGGCGCCTTCCCGGCTTCTCCGACCACGAAGCCTATGCGCGCGTTGCTTCGTCGCGTTGTGCAGACTGGCGCGCTCATCTGCGTTCCGGCGCGGTCGACGTCGTTGAAACACGCTATCAGGGCGACGGAACAACCTCTTCCTTCTACATGCGCCGTGCCGAGTGCAGCTAAGCTGACGCAGCGCAGGTGACGTAGGGGGACGGCGCGGACGTCACCGGGCTTTCACGAGCCGATGCTAGCCATCCGGTGCATCCGAGGAGCACCGGCACATGACCCAGGCGCAATCGCTCGAACACACCGGCGCTTCCGGCAACCGCATCCCGCAGTGGCTTGCCGTTTTCGTCCTGATCTATCTCCTGATCAGCGCGGTCGGCCTGATTGGCGATGGATTCAAGGGCGCGACCGGGGGGCAGGCCGAAGTGCTCTTCGCCTTCGCGACCAACCCTTATGTCGGGCTCGTCATCGGCATCGTCGCGACTGCGTTGATCCAATCATCCTCGACCGTCACCTCGCTAATCGTCGGCATGGTCGCAGGCGGGCTGCCGGTGGCGATCGCCGTGCCGATGGTGATGGGGTCGAATGTCGGCACCACTGTAACGAACACGCTGGTCAGCCTTGGCCACATGCGCAGCCGTGAAGAATTTCGCCGGGCCTTCGCAGCGGCCACCGTTCACGACTTCTTCAACCTTCTCGCGGTCCTCATCTTTCTGCCGCTCGAGATCATGTTCGGTCTCCTAGAGCGCTGCGCGGGCGCGATCGCGGGCTTCTTCGTCGGCGATGCGGATCTTTCGCTGTCGGACGTCAACTTCGTCAGCGCGGCGACGGACCCGCTCGTCAATCTCCTGACCGCGGTGGCCGGGGTGTTCCCGGGCGTCTACGCAGGGGTCGCGATGATCGTCATCGGGCTGGCACTGATCTTCTTAGCAATCACCTATATTGGCAAGCTTCTGAAGGTGCTGATGGTAGGCAAGGCGCGCGAGATCATGCATCGCGCCATCGGCAAGGGGCCGATCACCGGCATCTTCTCCGGAACCCTCGTTACGGTCTTCGTGCAGTCTTCCTCGACGACAACGAGCCTGATGGTACCGCTCGCAGGGTCCGGCGCCTTCTCGCTTCGGCAGATCTACCCGTTCATGCTTGGCGCTAATATCGGCACGACGATCACCGCCCTTCTGGCGGCGACGGCGATCAGCGGAGCGCAGGCCGCCCATGCGATGCAGATCGCGCTGGTCCACACCCTCTTCAACGTCTTCGCAGTCATCGCCATCTTCGGATTGCCTTTCCTTCGCAATCTGCCGATCCTCGGAGCGGAGACGCTCGGCGCTCTTGCGGCCGAGCGGAAGATCTATGCGGCGGCCTGGATCCTGGGTGTATTTCTCGTCCTGCCCCTCGCCCTCGTCGCGCTGACGACCCTTTTCTAGAGGAAGGCACCCATGTCCGACGACCTCACCCGCGTCTCCAAGGCCGAACTCACTGCGATCCTCGATGAGGCGGAGGAGCAGATCGCCGCCATCCGCTCCGAAATCACGCGTCGTGAGCAGATGCGGCAGCACAACGCGCTTGATGAACTGGAACTGCCGATCAAGCGCACCGCCGTCGACTGGACGCAGGTTCGTGCCTTCTTCCAGGAAGTGCTCTCCGAACTGCGGGCGCGCGCCGGCTGACCGGACCCATTTTCCGCCCGGGAAGAGACAGGCTTTTCCCGCGCCCCGCAGGAGACGACTGGTGACCACCATGGACGATTCATCGAACGGAGCAGCGGCCTGGCTGCGAGCGGAGATCGAGGATACGCTCGACGAGGAGTACGAGCTGGAGCTGAGTGACTCCATCCTCTCGTCCGAACTCTCGCGCATCTACGACAAGGCACACCCGGAAACGCTCGGTCGGCAGACCTACTTCAAGGAGCTGATCCGGCTGCAGTCGGAGCTCATAAAGCTGCAGGACTGGGTGGCGAGCACCGGACAGAAGATCGTGATCCTCTTCGAAGGGCGCGATTCCGCTGGCAAGGGCGGTGTCATCAAACGCATCACCCAGCGCCTCAACCCGCGCATCGTGCGCGTCGTCGCCCTGCCTGCCCCGAGCGATCGTGAAAAGACCCAGTGGTACTTTCAGCGCTACGTCTCGAACCTGCCGGCGGGCGGAGAAATCGTTCTCTTCGATCGATCCTGGTACAATCGCGCTGGCGTGGAGCGCGTGATGGGGTTTGCCGAGCCCGATCAGGTCGAGGACTTCTTTCGCGATGTTCCGGAGTTCGAGCGAATGCTGCTCCGCTCGGGCATCCGCCTTCTCAAATACTGGTTCTCGATCACCGACGAGGAGCAGCAAATGCGCTTCATGATGCGCATCCGCGATCCGATGAAGCAGTGGAAGCTCTCGCCGATGGACCTCCAGTCGCGCGTGCGCTGGGAACAATACACCAAGGCGAAGGAAGAGATGTTCGCACGAACGAGCATACCGGAAGCTCCTTGGTACATCGTCGAGGGCAACGACAAGAAGCGCGCGCGTTTGAACTGCATCGATCACCTGCTCGGCCAGATCCCCTATGAACCGGTCGCGCATGAGGAGATCACTCTGCCGAACCGCGTCTTCAATCCCGAGTACGAGCGCGCGACCCTTCCGAAAGAGCTCTACGTTCCGCAGAAGTACTGAGCTCGGTCCCGTCAGGCCGGGAGGGGGATATGCTCCTCCCGGTCGTCGACTGGCAGGTCGAAGCGGCCCTCGCCCCATCTTTCGGCCCGCCATTCCTCCTTCGCCGCCTCGATGCGCTCCTTCGAGGACGCGACGAAGTTCCACCAGATGTAGCGGGGGCCGTTCAGCGTGGCGCCGCCGAGGATCATGATCCGCGCCCCGTGCGCTGAGGCCGCGACGGTGATCTTGTCGCCTGGGCGGAAGACCATCATCTGCGGCGCCGAATATTCCTGCCCGGCGATCGAGATCGAGCCTTCGACGATGTAGATGCCGCGGTCCTCGTGATCGTCCGGCAGCGGCAGTCGGGCGCCGGCCTCCAGCTTCACGTCGGCATAGAAGGTTTCTGACAACATTCTGGCCGGCGCGCTTTGTCCGTAGGCGTTGCCGAGGATCAGGCGAAGCGAGATGCCGCCGTCCTCGATCATCGGAAGCGTGTCCTTGCCGTGATGCTCGAAGCTGGGCGCAACGTCCTCGTGGGTCTCTGGAAGCGCAAGCCAGGTCTGGATGCCGAACAGGCTGTTCGGACCTTTTCGCGCCTCCGCAGACGTGCGCTCGGAATGCGTGACGCCGCGTCCGGCGACCATCCAGTTCAGCGCCCCCGGACGGATCGTCTGGTCTGCACCGGTGCTGTCGCGGTGGTGGAAGTCACCGCGGAACAGATAGGTGACGGTTCCGAGGCCGATATGGGGGTGCGGCCTGACGTCGATCCCCTGCCCCGTCAGAAGTTCGGCCGGCCCGGCCTGATCGAAGAAGATGAACGGGCCGACCATCTGGCGCTTGGGCGCTGGCAGGGCACGGCGCACCTCGAAGCCGCCGATGTCCCGTGAGCGCGGGACGATGAGCGTCTCGATCGCGTCGACGCCCACTTCGTCCGGGCAGCCCGGTTCCATCGCAGGGTTCCAGCTCATGCGCGCTCTCCTCTTCCGTCGGGCCGGTGACGATTGCTCCCGTCATCGGATGATGCGTATCGGACGCCCGCTGCCGCCACTAGCGCTGCGCAGCGCCGAGCTGTGTTGCGGTTTCGGGAACGGGGTGTTCTTCGGCCTCGCCGCCCTCACGGGATGCGGGCCGACCTTCATCGCTCGAGCCCCCACAGGTCCGGGTTCTTCTCGAAGGATTCGATCAGCATGTCGATGAGGATCCGCACCTTGCGCGCGGTGTGCTGGCCAGGCGGGCGGACCACATAGGCCGCGCCCGCGACCACCGGGAACTGCGGCATCACCGGGACGAGAGTGCCGGCCAAAATGTGCGCGTGCGTCAGGCAATCCGGGAGGCGAGCGA
Protein-coding sequences here:
- a CDS encoding D-alanyl-D-alanine carboxypeptidase family protein translates to MAALALLTGIAVAQPAEEDDGFATSAHQALILDADTGAILYEHNADERFLPASLAKLMTAEMVMEALAEGRATLETAYRVSDFAWRTGGAPSRTATMFAAVRSDIPVEALLQGLMVQQANDAALILAEGLEGSEDAFVHAMNRRAQELGLTGSTFVNATGLPQDGQSVTARDMALLARHIQTSHPDQYALYAQPDFEWNGIRQRNRNPLLGLEIGATGLATGFAEGQGYAIVASATREGRTNIAALAGLETERERTSETRRLLDWAQESFEARTLFTAGQRVGSALVFGGASGEVAIGVDKDVAAYIPKDRPESVEAALVYEGPLRAPITAGDKVGRIEIRVDGRTSVVHELHAQEDVVPGTFTERALGAAQELAFGWIRAL
- a CDS encoding septal ring lytic transglycosylase RlpA family protein, with the translated sequence MDLAIGPAARRTSGLCAFLATSLALAGCQSSSSTHGGDDELAVLDQSPIFSEAEYGVAASPRVTDLKRVPRGGGREQVGKPYQVRGKWYYPKEEPGYVRSGKASWYGSNFHGRLTANGEIYDMYHLSAAHPTFPLPSYARVTNEANGHSIMVRVNDRGPYAHGRVVDLSERAAEVLDFKNDGVADVKVEYVGRAPLEGDDGPMLMASFRPGGASPINDGLPSGVMIASNDSPAQTLASFNGSTPLPGVRQIGASSAISDGLAPRQPATGSLYPVSDVPMPTLRDFSLSYAPAQAQTGAFKALAELSETRGPAREEIAIGPVEDLDLLLRIHAVAETRGTLVEAGAGEGAGLSLVVSAGVETDDALRALWNAGVSDAFVLRD
- a CDS encoding Na/Pi symporter; the encoded protein is MTQAQSLEHTGASGNRIPQWLAVFVLIYLLISAVGLIGDGFKGATGGQAEVLFAFATNPYVGLVIGIVATALIQSSSTVTSLIVGMVAGGLPVAIAVPMVMGSNVGTTVTNTLVSLGHMRSREEFRRAFAAATVHDFFNLLAVLIFLPLEIMFGLLERCAGAIAGFFVGDADLSLSDVNFVSAATDPLVNLLTAVAGVFPGVYAGVAMIVIGLALIFLAITYIGKLLKVLMVGKAREIMHRAIGKGPITGIFSGTLVTVFVQSSSTTTSLMVPLAGSGAFSLRQIYPFMLGANIGTTITALLAATAISGAQAAHAMQIALVHTLFNVFAVIAIFGLPFLRNLPILGAETLGALAAERKIYAAAWILGVFLVLPLALVALTTLF
- the ppk2 gene encoding polyphosphate kinase 2 gives rise to the protein MDDSSNGAAAWLRAEIEDTLDEEYELELSDSILSSELSRIYDKAHPETLGRQTYFKELIRLQSELIKLQDWVASTGQKIVILFEGRDSAGKGGVIKRITQRLNPRIVRVVALPAPSDREKTQWYFQRYVSNLPAGGEIVLFDRSWYNRAGVERVMGFAEPDQVEDFFRDVPEFERMLLRSGIRLLKYWFSITDEEQQMRFMMRIRDPMKQWKLSPMDLQSRVRWEQYTKAKEEMFARTSIPEAPWYIVEGNDKKRARLNCIDHLLGQIPYEPVAHEEITLPNRVFNPEYERATLPKELYVPQKY
- a CDS encoding pirin family protein, yielding MSWNPAMEPGCPDEVGVDAIETLIVPRSRDIGGFEVRRALPAPKRQMVGPFIFFDQAGPAELLTGQGIDVRPHPHIGLGTVTYLFRGDFHHRDSTGADQTIRPGALNWMVAGRGVTHSERTSAEARKGPNSLFGIQTWLALPETHEDVAPSFEHHGKDTLPMIEDGGISLRLILGNAYGQSAPARMLSETFYADVKLEAGARLPLPDDHEDRGIYIVEGSISIAGQEYSAPQMMVFRPGDKITVAASAHGARIMILGGATLNGPRYIWWNFVASSKERIEAAKEEWRAERWGEGRFDLPVDDREEHIPLPA